TCGTCGGCGCCCGCGATCTCGACGAGGAGTCCTTGCGCCGCAGCTTACGCGACTTCACCGACAAGGCCGCGGCCGCCGGCTCCGACGCGGTGGCGTTCGTGTACCTCTCAGGCTACGGCCTGCAGCTCGAGAACGAGGCCTATCTCGCACCCGTCGACGCCCGGATCGAGACCGCCTCCGACGTGCCGCTTCAGGCCCTGCGGGTCTCGGACTACGTCAAGCGCCTCGCGGCTTTGCCGCTCAAGGCCCGCTTCGTGGTGCTCGACGCCGCCCGCACGGCGCCGTTCCGCCTGCGCGGCGATCCGCTCGCCGGCGGCCTGCCGCTCGCCGAGGCCGAGCCCGGCAGCCTGATCGCCTACAACGCCGCCCCGGCACCGTCGGCCCGGCCGAGACCGGGCCCTACGGGGCTTACGCGCTGGCGCTGGTCGAGATGATCCGCGAAGGGGCCTCGCGCCGGCCGCCCTGTTCGAGCGGGTGCGGGCTGGGTGGCGGAGGCGACAAGCGGGGCCGAGGTGCCGTGGAGCGCGTCGCGGATCGACGCGCCGTTCGTGTTCCTGGAGCGGAGGCCGGGGCGCCGTCGCTCGCCGGGTTCGAGGCGCCGCAGAAGCCCCTGGGCGAGATCGGCGCACGCGAGGCCTACGCCGCCTGCCTCGGCCGCGACACCCTGGCGGGCTACGAGGAGTTCGTCGCCGCCTATCGCGCGACCCGCTCAGCCGACGCGTGCGGGCGATCATCGCGGCCCGGCGCGAGGCCCTGACCTGGCGGGCGCGCTCGCCAACACGCCGGAGGCCTACTGGTCCTATCTCGGCCGCTACCCCCGCGGGCCGCATG
This is a stretch of genomic DNA from Methylobacterium sp. 17Sr1-1. It encodes these proteins:
- a CDS encoding caspase family protein, whose translation is MRNPGRKPGNSPDRPSREGKRHAAAPNAAAPTLVLALAALAGLIATALPSAAAERRIALVVGNGAYAGGAIPTAANDAGLVAQTLQAAGFDVVGARDLDEESLRRSLRDFTDKAAAAGSDAVAFVYLSGYGLQLENEAYLAPVDARIETASDVPLQALRVSDYVKRLAALPLKARFVVLDAARTAPFRLRGDPLAGGLPLAEAEPGSLIAYNAAPAPSARPRPGPTGLTRWRWSR